One window of Bactrocera tryoni isolate S06 chromosome 2, CSIRO_BtryS06_freeze2, whole genome shotgun sequence genomic DNA carries:
- the LOC120767363 gene encoding toll-interacting protein-like isoform X1, which translates to MANAEIESRSSRWRKAMVGPLPNDFLRINSGVDAQVAADSQTAAAVYQQQVYPQYVAPNYVGRLSITCAQAKLARNYGLTRMDPYVRIRVGHYVYETQTDPNGGKHPHWNRVVQSQLPAGVNSIFIEIYDECSFKMDELIAWCEIKIPQSVMRGETHEEWYPLSGKQGDGLEGAIDIVLSFSNQPMQPYMYQTVGGPAQMLMVPPGRPMPIFVTPQQPPVANTVIQPAPRQLSEEEFKQIHEMFPNIDKEVVKSVFEANNGSKDATINSLLQMNE; encoded by the exons atggCAAATGCTGAAATTGAATCTCGTTCAAGTCGTTGGCGAAAG GCCATGGTAGGACCGCTACCCAATGACTTTCTACGCATTAATAGTGGCGTTGATGCACAGGTGGCCGCAGACAGTCAAACAGCAGCAGCTGTGTACCAACAACAAGTCTATCCACAATATGTT GCACCAAATTATGTTGGTCGTTTGAGTATCACGTGTGCACAAGCGAAATTAGCACGTAATTATGGCCTTACCCGCATGGATCCCTACGTGCGTATACGTGTCGGTCATTATGTATACGAAACACAAACAGATCCAAATGGTGGTAAACATCCACATTGGAATCGTGTAGTACAAAGTCAATTGCCAGCGGGTGTTAATtcgattttcattgaaatttatgatGAATGTAGTTTTAAAATGGACGAATTGATTGCATGGTGTGAAATCAAAATACCACAAAGCGTGATGCGCGGTGAAACGCACGAAGAATGGTATCCACTGAGTGGTAAACAAGGTGACGGCCTTGAGGGCGCTATCGACATAGTTTTAAGCTTTTCCAATCAACCAATGCAGCCATATATGTACCAAACTGTGGGTGGACCAGCGCAAATGTTAATGGTGCCGCCTGGCAGACCAATGCCAATATTTGTAACACCTCAACAACCGCCAGTCGCCAATACGGTTATTCAGCCAGCACCGCGACAATTATCCGAAGAAGAATTCAAACAA ATTCACGAAATGTTTCCAAATATTGACAAGGAGGTCGTCAAGTCTGTATTCGAGGCGAATAACGGCAGTAAAGATGCAACAATAAATTCCCTGCTGCAGATGAACGAATAA
- the LOC120767363 gene encoding toll-interacting protein-like isoform X2, whose protein sequence is MVGPLPNDFLRINSGVDAQVAADSQTAAAVYQQQVYPQYVAPNYVGRLSITCAQAKLARNYGLTRMDPYVRIRVGHYVYETQTDPNGGKHPHWNRVVQSQLPAGVNSIFIEIYDECSFKMDELIAWCEIKIPQSVMRGETHEEWYPLSGKQGDGLEGAIDIVLSFSNQPMQPYMYQTVGGPAQMLMVPPGRPMPIFVTPQQPPVANTVIQPAPRQLSEEEFKQIHEMFPNIDKEVVKSVFEANNGSKDATINSLLQMNE, encoded by the exons ATGGTAGGACCGCTACCCAATGACTTTCTACGCATTAATAGTGGCGTTGATGCACAGGTGGCCGCAGACAGTCAAACAGCAGCAGCTGTGTACCAACAACAAGTCTATCCACAATATGTT GCACCAAATTATGTTGGTCGTTTGAGTATCACGTGTGCACAAGCGAAATTAGCACGTAATTATGGCCTTACCCGCATGGATCCCTACGTGCGTATACGTGTCGGTCATTATGTATACGAAACACAAACAGATCCAAATGGTGGTAAACATCCACATTGGAATCGTGTAGTACAAAGTCAATTGCCAGCGGGTGTTAATtcgattttcattgaaatttatgatGAATGTAGTTTTAAAATGGACGAATTGATTGCATGGTGTGAAATCAAAATACCACAAAGCGTGATGCGCGGTGAAACGCACGAAGAATGGTATCCACTGAGTGGTAAACAAGGTGACGGCCTTGAGGGCGCTATCGACATAGTTTTAAGCTTTTCCAATCAACCAATGCAGCCATATATGTACCAAACTGTGGGTGGACCAGCGCAAATGTTAATGGTGCCGCCTGGCAGACCAATGCCAATATTTGTAACACCTCAACAACCGCCAGTCGCCAATACGGTTATTCAGCCAGCACCGCGACAATTATCCGAAGAAGAATTCAAACAA ATTCACGAAATGTTTCCAAATATTGACAAGGAGGTCGTCAAGTCTGTATTCGAGGCGAATAACGGCAGTAAAGATGCAACAATAAATTCCCTGCTGCAGATGAACGAATAA
- the LOC120768504 gene encoding uncharacterized protein LOC120768504, which produces MDEQEEVQQNMISNLPLLFANGYPTSLEKITESQLEKFIPFMVRCSLGHINFQEKTDCSEPEWWPEDFPFTIPFTKPKKFTGNWAQKMKEIIIICYQFHRSVFLLRFCNDLAAYEHASLRFINNYNSTTSLFERRSNKLLVTFRNENMSYDQPQRSRKCLMRQKSKSGNQERSDAEQIMVEPAPFDIYLCDNCDAELYSKEAISEHEKTCNVEDDDDDVILCDTPEPSENTVQSTDSKRNTEDNELRNGFLLNFNLQCRDDNKNGKVPSKNEALGASKETKDEKSGFMIIDKNKRMPRRNRAVHSLARCATIPLSSPAGQLLLRTTKTAMTPEYLSERLERVERFCFAPLLSKSQTKPKYFEKKHTFTNTHCTFKKPQDYSSHVYVFPRRQFSQRRRTESFLFLNSSLIRRCRPISVRLKKITDNEVKTRRSLPNTKLNIKLTRDATRRSNWKISSPSTEIIVDTIDLCSSDEEECRIRSSGDCISSNDSRKTHVLQRYSEPGPSIEITRQTLATFTSNNIATKTAAKSALTITSGNGKKLSLKEISLFPIRKSTRTNGPAKGPDKPPIRATAIASTRLSLTHTSNLAVNSSSTAATTQALTAPAISDESKKSSTIDINALLNPIPTAIFATSTDNSISLPKPLQPSVYIFSNYAANALTSTVPTTNNDITTTNAGNTFRNQNQENHAQNGTTTAAGLVVKHQITNNSATPTLTPDWYPELNALATSTNTNLSNSKQTHLAERERARSLSLVSPSRVISIDLTS; this is translated from the exons ATGGATGAACAAGAGGAAGTTCAACAAAATATGATATCGAATTTACCATTATTGTTCGCTAATGGCTATCCAAcatcattggaaaaaataacagaGTCACAACTTGAAAAATTCATACCATTTATGGTACGTTGTTCGCTTGGTCACATAAACTTTCAAGAAAAAACAGACTGCAGCGAACCGGAGTGGTGGCCTGAAGATTTTCCATTCACCATACCATTTACGAAGCCGAAAAAATTTACTggc AATTGGGCGCAAAAAATGAaggaaataattataatatgcTATCAATTTCATAGAAGCGTTTTTCTGCTTCGCTTCTGCAACGATTTAGCAGCCTATGAGCATGCGAGTCTGCGCTTTATAAACAACTACAATTCGACAACATCACTCTTTGAACGACGTAGCAATAAATTGTTGGTGACatttagaaatgaaaatatg tcATATGATCAACCGCAACGCAGTCGGAAATGTTTGATGCGTCAAAAGTCAAAAAGTGGCAATCAAGAGAGATCGgatgccgaacaaataatggtCGAACCAGCACCATTCGATATTTATTTATGCGACAATTGCGATGCTGAACTGTATTCGAAAGAAGCTATTtcg GAACATGAAAAGACTTGCAACGTGGAGGACGACGATGACGATGTCATTTTATGTGATACACCTGAACCTAGCGAAAACACTGTGCAGTCGACAGATTCGAAACGAAATACAGAAGACAATGAGCTACGTAATGGATTCCTACTTAATTTTAACCTGCAATGCCGTGACGATAACAAAAATGGTAAAGTTCCAAGCAAGAATGAAGCGTTAGGTGCGTCAAAGGAAACTAAAGACGAGAAAAGCGGATTCATGATTATTGATAAAAACAAACGTATGCCACGACGAAATCGTGCTGTACATTCGTTAGCACGTTGTGCCACAATACCGTTGTCATCGCCTGCCGGACAACTACTATTGCGTACTACAAAAACTGCCATGACACCAGAATATTTATCGGAGCGACTTGAACGCGTAGAGCGTTTCTGTTTTGCGCCCTTACTCTCAAAATCCCAAACGAAACcgaaatattttgagaaaaagcaCACATTCACCAATACACATTGTACATTTAAAAAGCCACAAGACTATAGTTCGCATGTCTATGTATTTCCACGTCGGCAATTCTCACAACGAAGACGTACTGAAAGTTTTCTATTCTTAAATTCTTCACTAATAAGACGCTGCCGTCCAATTTCGGTGCGGCTAAAGAAAATTACCGATAACGAGGTGAAAACCCGACGCTCATTACCAAATACGAAATTAAATATCAAACTAACACGTGATGCTACACGACGTTCCAATTGGAAAATCTCGTCACCATCAACCGAAATAATAGTGGATACAATAGATTTGTGTTCATCGGATGAGGAAGAATGTCGTATTAGGAGTAGCGGCGATTGTATTAGTAGTAATGATAGTAGGAAAACACATGTTCTACAAAGATATAGCGAACCTGGCCCTAGCATTGAAATAACACGCCAAACGCTAGCAACATTCACCAGCAATAATATCGCCACCAAAACCGCCGCAAAAAGTGCACTAACAATTACTAGTGGCAATGGTAAAAAGTTAAGTCTCaaagaaatttcattatttccCATACGCAAATCGACGCGTACCAATGGACCGGCTAAAGGACCAGATAAGCCCCCAATACGCGCTACAGCAATTGCCAGCACACGTTTATCTTTGACACACACCTCAAATCTAGCTGTGAATAGTTCCTCAACGGCAGCCACAACCCAAGCGCTAACCGCACCGGCCATCAGCGATGAGAGTAAAAAATCTTCCACTATCGACATAAATGCACTACTAAATCCAATACCTACTGCAATATTCGCCACCTCAACGGATAATAGTATTTCATTACCAAAACCATTGCAACCGtcagtttatatattttcaaattatgccGCTAACGCATTGACCTCAACAGTGCCAACAACAAATAATGATATTACAACAACGAACGCTGGTAATACATTTAGAAACCAAAATCAGGAAAATCATGCACAAAATGGCACCACCACAGCTGCAGGGCTTGTTGTCAAACATCAAATAACCAATAATAGTGCAACACCAACACTAACACCCGACTGGTATCCCGAATTGAATGCGTTAGCGACAAGCACCAATACAAATTTAAGCAATTCGAAACAAACACACCTGGCGGAACGCGAACGTGCGCGTAGCCTGTCTTTAGTTTCGCCAAGTCGTGTTATATCAATTGATCTGACCTCTTAA
- the LOC120768514 gene encoding RING finger and SPRY domain-containing protein 1-like, which translates to MGSCLCKDKNESEEDNDTGVGRTQRHARGSLRNSYRNPEVLQTNDTLKTLSDTVDKLVRETLDVISTMIDNEPNPPSSILMLHIITEKPAGWTELVRSLMRVVPVEHPMGPSVIALLLDDSPLPTKDSVLKVGEMVAPKYGLKNNLRKERNLCVILGCLAEKLAGPSSIALLNNSMLKYLISNLNEDIDPNVKLLSLIALEKFAQTSENKVTIQKTMQEMKQSPFLALEEHVSSPNFLLRQIGFCACWCLDNYFPVSGRQYSYETTNVSKINAMLNTKDVSEYLKISPDGLEARCDAYTFESVRCTFQITKGCWYYEVLLITPGVMQIGWATKESSFLSDDGYGIGDDKYSIGFDGCRRIIWHNAKSIPHSLPTWKSGSILGCLLDLDKQEVIFTLDGESTDPYRHIFNNVKEGFFAAASFMSFQQCRFNFGLEPFRYPPQRAFHNFNESGKLSSSDKIILPRHIYLDMLRKVSVRDDSCTLCFDKKATMRLEPCAHRGFCVTCTEQLKFCPMCRSDIRTKVQECTDSPVNVEVSEAEIMPTET; encoded by the exons ATGGGCTCTTGTCTGTGTAAAGATAAAAACGAAAGTGAAGAGGACAATGATACGGGCGTTGGGCGTACACAACGACATGCAAGAGGTTCACTCAGAAACTCATACCGTAATCCGGAAGTACTGCAGACAAATGATACATTGAAAACACTTTCTGATACTGTGGACAAATTAGTACGCGAGACATTAGATGTGATTAGTACAATGATtgataa TGAACCGAACCCACCTAGTTCTATATTAATGCTACACATTATTACGGAAAAGCCAGCTGGTTGGACTGAACTGGTGCGTTCATTAATGCGCGTGGTGCCGGTAGAACATCCCATGGGCCCCAGTGTTATTGCCCTACTACTAGATGACAGTCCACTGCCTACAAAAGATTCTGTACTGAAGGTCGGTGAAATGGTTGCACCAAAATATGGTTTAAAAAATAACCTACGCAAAGAACGAAATTTATGTGTTATACTTGGCTGCTTAGCAGAAAAATTAGCAGGACCTAGCAGTATTGCATTACTTAACAATTCCATGTTAAAGTACCTGATTAGTAATTTAAATGAAGACATCGATCCGAATGTAAAACTTCTTTCATTAATCGCACTCGAAAAATTTGCCCAAACGAGTGAGAATAAAGTGACAATACAG AAAACTATGCAAGAAATGAAACAAAGCCCGTTTTTAGCGCTGGAGGAGCATGTATCATcaccaaattttttattgcgtCAAATAGGATTTTGCGCTTGTTGGTGTTTAGACAACTACT tTCCAGTAAGCGGGCGACAATATTCATATGAGACAACCAATGTCTCCAAAATTAACGCCATGCTTAATACGAAGGATGTAagcgaatatttgaaaatatcacCAGATGGTTTAGAAGCGCGCTGTGATGCTTACACATTTGAAAGTGTCCGCTGCACATTCCAG ATAACCAAAGGTTGTTGGTACTATGAAGTTCTCCTAATAACACCGGGTGTGATGCAAATCGGTTGGGCAACAAAAGAATCGAGTTTTCTAAGTGACGATGGTTATGGTATAGGTGATGACAAATACTCTATTGGATTTGATGGTTGTAGGCGTATTATATGGCACAATGCCAAGTCAATTCCACACAGTTTGCCAACATGGAAAAGTGGCTCGATTCTTGGTTGTTTACTTGATTTAGACAAACAGGAAGTTATTTTTACTCTCGATGGAGAATCGACTGATCCTTATAGACACATATTCAATAACGTTAA ggAAGGATTTTTTGCGGCAGCAAGTTTTATGTCCTTTCAACAATGTAGATTTAATTTTGGACTGGAACCATTTCGATATCCACCACAAAGAGCATTTCACAATTTCAATGAAAGTGGGAAGCTGAGTTCAAGTGACaag ATAATTTTGCCTCGGCATATTTATCTGGATATGTTACGAAAAGTAAGTGTACGTGATGACTCCTGTACACTATGCTTTGACAAAAAGGCTACTATGAGGTTGGAGCCTTGCGCGCATAG AGGGTTTTGTGTCACGTGTACGGAACAACTGAAGTTTTGCCCCATGTGTCGCTCGGACATACGTACAAAAGTACAAGAATGCACTGATAGTCCTGTTAATGTGGAAGTTTCTGAAGCAGAAATTATGCCCACGGAAACATGA
- the LOC120768515 gene encoding mitochondrial chaperone BCS1, with protein MPFSEIVSGLSTNPYFGAGFGLFGIGAGAAILRKGLQGAIILFRRHMMITLEVPCRDKSYQWLLQWITVRGARETQHLSVETSFVQKETGQIRTKYDFIPSIGKHLMRYQGIWIQVERTREQHTLDLHMGVPWESVTLTSFGRNKQLYFDILEEARLLALEATEGKTLMYTAMGSEWRQFGHPRRRRPLSSVVLEKGVAERIVTDCKEFIGNSQWYIDRGIPYRRGYLLYGPPGCGKSSFITALAGELEYGICLLNLSERGLTDDRLNHLLNVAPEQSIILLEDVDAAFASREDVKQQAAAYEGLNRITFSGLLNCLDGVASTEARIVFMTTNYLDRLDPALIRPGRVDVKEFVGHCDAYQLEEMFLRFYGKQEKLPRKVAMEFAKCVLADGRKASPAQVQGYFMRHKTATSSEVLSHTAEIWEGSLSTTLQKEPITLQATAA; from the coding sequence ATGCCGTTCTCGGAGATTGTGAGTGGATTATCAACAAATCCATATTTCGGAGCAGGCTTTGGCCTATTCGGAATAGGTGCCGGCGCAGCTATTTTGCGGAAAGGTCTGCAAGgtgctataattttatttcgccGACATATGATGATTACATTGGAAGTACCCTGCCGAGATAAATCTTATCAGTGGTTGCTTCAATGGATTACTGTGCGAGGAGCAAGAGAAACGCAACATCTCAGCGTCGAGACATCATTTGTGCAAAAAGAAACTGGCCAAATACGTACAAAGTATGACTTTATACCCAGTATTGGAAAGCATTTAATGCGCTATCAGGGCATTTGGATACAGGTTGAACGTACACGGGAGCAGCACACATTGGACTTACATATGGGTGTACCATGGGAGAGTGTTACCTTAACATCATTTGGTCGTAATAAACAGTTGTATTTCGATATACTTGAAGAGGCACGTTTACTTGCTTTGGAAGCTACCGAAGGTAAAACACTTATGTACACCGCTATGGGTTCCGAATGGCGACAATTTGGACATCCACGACGCAGACGGCCGTTATCATCTGTGGTGCTCGAGAAGGGTGTTGCAGAGCGTATCGTCACTGACTGTAAAGAGTTCATCGGCAATTCTCAATGGTATATAGATCGCGGCATACCTTATCGTCGTGGGTATTTGCTGTACGGACCGCCAGGTTGTGGAAAATCTAGTTTTATTACAGCTCTAGCGGGTGAACTTGAATATGGTATCTGCTTATTAAATTTATCAGAGCGTGGACTAACAGATGATCGTTTAAATCATCTTTTGAATGTCGCGCCAGAACAATCAATTATATTATTAGAGGATGTGGATGCCGCCTTTGCTTCACGTGAAGATGTCAAACAACAAGCAGCTGCATACGAAGGACTCAATCGTATTACATTCAGTGGTTTACTAAACTGTCTGGATGGTGTTGCTTCTACCGAAGCGCGTATTGTATTTAtgacaacaaattatttagatcgTTTAGACCCAGCACTTATACGACCAGGTCGCGTTGACGTAAAAGAATTTGTCGGCCATTGCGATGCATACCAACTGGAGGAAATGTTTTTGCGTTTCTATGGCAAACAAGAAAAGCTGCCACGTAAGGTTGCGATGGAATTCGCAAAATGTGTATTAGCTGATGGACGAAAGGCCAGTCCCGCACAGGTACAAGGTTATTTTATGCGTCACAAAACTGCCACATCAAGTGAGGTGCTTTCACATACGGCCGAGATATGGGAAGGTAGTTTATCTACAACACTACAAAAGGAACCAATCACATTGCAAGCCACGGCGGCGTAG